A genomic stretch from Thermodesulforhabdus norvegica includes:
- a CDS encoding AAA family ATPase → MIKAASRFPDPDELERELNEYLKKKYGVRIKVMSPMQMTFRSESEASGKKSSGLNQVRFDLRPEELESYLNQYVIKQDRAKAVLATKICTHYNRIRLQRERERFGKVQPVGRIKNNILLIGPTGVGKTYLVKLIAEKLNVPFVKGDATKFSETGYVGGDVEDLVRDLVSAADDDIELAEHGIIYIDEIDKIASSKGLIGPDVSRTGVQRALLKPLEETEVDLRVPHDPIAQLQAIEQFRRTGKREKRVVNTRNILFVMSGAFPELSDIIKKRIRKQGVGFGAEIYSKDEDTHFLHYVTADDLVEYGFEREFIGRVPVIAVLDPLSEEDLYEILKNPNNPIILGKKEDFRCYGIDIVFEDEALRAIARMAYREKTGARALTSVVEKVLLPFEKTLPSTAIRRFVVTLEVVENPERELARLLADPENPEYRNRYEAALEQERIVVLQRSDSVITQFKNKYPLIFNRDRIALVVDFHMRSGVPIDKVFEEVVLLYNQIRIFESDFYEKHGFKITFEEDAVNEIIVRALECDTTAAVICREISRDFDYAFKLISDRCGQMHFVLGRDAVIRPVEYMDELVRKTYERYPLDSEDHRYRRGS, encoded by the coding sequence ATGATAAAAGCTGCGTCCAGGTTTCCGGATCCAGACGAACTGGAACGGGAACTCAACGAGTACCTCAAGAAAAAATACGGAGTGCGCATTAAAGTCATGTCGCCGATGCAGATGACCTTCCGGAGTGAAAGTGAAGCTTCCGGCAAGAAGTCCTCGGGGCTCAATCAGGTGAGATTTGATTTAAGGCCGGAAGAACTTGAGTCTTATTTAAATCAGTACGTCATAAAACAGGATCGTGCGAAAGCAGTACTCGCCACGAAGATCTGTACTCACTACAACCGGATACGGCTTCAGCGGGAGAGAGAACGCTTTGGCAAGGTTCAACCCGTCGGACGAATTAAAAACAACATACTGCTGATAGGTCCTACCGGAGTCGGAAAAACCTACCTGGTGAAGCTTATTGCCGAGAAGCTGAATGTTCCCTTCGTGAAAGGGGATGCTACCAAGTTCAGCGAAACGGGCTATGTCGGAGGAGATGTGGAAGATCTTGTGCGAGATCTGGTATCTGCCGCCGACGACGACATCGAACTGGCCGAACACGGGATAATCTACATCGACGAAATAGATAAAATAGCCTCTTCCAAAGGACTTATAGGCCCTGACGTTTCACGAACAGGCGTTCAGAGGGCCCTGCTGAAACCCCTGGAAGAAACGGAAGTCGATCTTCGCGTGCCCCATGACCCGATCGCACAACTTCAGGCAATAGAACAGTTTCGACGCACGGGAAAGCGAGAGAAGCGTGTCGTTAACACCCGGAACATTCTCTTCGTCATGAGCGGCGCCTTTCCGGAACTTTCGGACATAATCAAAAAGAGAATAAGGAAGCAGGGTGTCGGGTTCGGAGCGGAGATTTACAGCAAAGACGAGGATACCCATTTCCTGCATTACGTAACGGCCGACGATCTCGTGGAATACGGCTTTGAGCGGGAGTTCATAGGGAGAGTTCCCGTCATCGCCGTGCTGGATCCTTTGTCGGAGGAAGATCTGTACGAAATTCTTAAAAATCCCAATAATCCTATTATATTGGGCAAGAAAGAAGATTTTCGTTGCTATGGCATTGACATCGTCTTTGAAGACGAAGCCCTCAGGGCCATCGCCCGTATGGCCTATCGGGAAAAAACCGGTGCAAGGGCTCTCACCAGCGTCGTCGAAAAGGTTTTGCTTCCCTTTGAAAAGACTCTGCCTTCAACGGCAATACGCCGCTTCGTCGTTACCCTTGAGGTCGTGGAAAATCCCGAAAGAGAGCTTGCAAGGCTTCTGGCAGATCCCGAAAATCCCGAATATCGAAATCGTTACGAAGCCGCTCTGGAGCAAGAGCGCATCGTGGTGCTCCAGAGATCGGATTCGGTAATAACCCAGTTTAAAAATAAGTATCCGCTGATTTTTAACCGAGACCGCATAGCGCTGGTTGTGGATTTTCACATGAGATCCGGCGTTCCCATTGACAAGGTTTTTGAAGAAGTGGTTCTGCTCTACAATCAGATTCGCATATTTGAGTCCGACTTTTACGAAAAACACGGTTTCAAGATAACCTTCGAAGAAGATGCCGTTAACGAAATCATCGTCAGAGCCTTGGAATGCGATACGACGGCGGCGGTGATTTGCCGGGAGATTTCAAGAGATTTTGATTATGCCTTCAAGCTGATATCCGACAGGTGCGGACAGATGCACTTTGTATTGGGAAGAGATGCGGTCATCAGGCCCGTGGAGTACATGGACGAACTGGTAAGAAAGACTTATGAGCGTTATCCTCTGGATTCCGAAGATCATCGATACCGGAGGGGTTCATGA